A segment of the Streptomyces sp. Tu 2975 genome:
GCGGGCCCACCAGCTGCTCGACGCGTTCCTTCATCTCGCCGGCGGCCTTGTTGGTGAAGGTGATCGCCAGTATCTGGCCGGGGTGGACCCGGCGCGTGCCCAGCAGGTGGGCGATGCGATGGGTGAGCACCCGGGTCTTTCCGGAGCCTGCGCCGGCCACGATGAGCAGCGGTGACCCTGTGTGCACGACGGCGGCGCGCTGCTGCTCGTTCAGCCCGTCGAGCAGGGCGGCGGGGTCCACGACGGGGCGCGGGGCGCCGTCGCGGTAGTACCCGTCGCGGGCCGGAGGCACGTCGAACGCGCCCTGGAACAGGTCGTCCGGAAGCTGCTCCGGAGCCGGGTCCTCGGGCGGCGGCGGGGGCCCGTCCGCGTCGGGCCGGAGGTCTGCCAGGAAGCTGTCGTCAAAGAGGCTGCTCATCGCTTAACGAGTCTAGGCGGCCGGACCGACAACCGTGGCCGCACCGGGACACCGGCGGGTGCCACGATGGGTGACAGGGCGGATCCGCCGGGCGACCGACGGACCGGCCGGCGGCGGCCGCCGAAAAAGGTCACGAAAATGTATCGGACATATCGAACATCAACCTTCACAGCAGACGCACGAGTTGGCTAGCGTGCTCGACCAGGCGGCCCGCACCCCTCCCGGCGAACCACGCCGAACGGGCGGCCTGCGCCGAATCCGGGCTTCTCCCGAGGGAGTTCGGAACCGGGGACCCACCAAGCACCACCGGGGTGAATCGGACCGTGCCCCGCTCGGTCCGTAGGGCGTCTTCCGTTCGCCCGAACCCGACAGCTAACCCGGTAGGCGGTCCACGGAAGAAGGAGATGCCGGCCTTGGCGTCGCATCGCAAGCCCCGCAGCCGTACCGCAAAACCGTCCACCGCCGTCGGATTCACCACGGCCGCCCTCGCCGGTGTGACGCTGCTCTCCACACAGAGCGCCACCGCCGCGCCGTCCGACCCGAAGCCCAGCATCGAAGAGGTCCAGAAGAAGGTCGACGACCTCTACCGGCAGGCGGGCAGCGCGACGCAGGAGTTCAACAAGGCGAAGGAAGCCACGGCGGAGAAGCGCCAGGAGGTCGACCAGCTGCTCGACGAGGCGGCCCGGCGCACGGAGAAGCTGAACGAGTCCCGCCGCGCCCTCGGCAACTACGCGGCCGCGCAGTACCGCACCGGTTCCGTCACGCCCACCGCCGCGCTGATGTTCGCGGACAGCCCCCAGGCGTACTTCGACCAGACCCAGCTGATGGACCGGATGACGGACCAGCAGCGCAAGGCCGTCGGCGAGTACGAGACCGAGCGGGCCGCGGCCGCGAAGCAGCGCGCGGAGGCGACCAAGCGCCTCGAGTCCCTCACGGACTCCCAGGAGGCCCTGCGCACCAGCAAGCAGACGGTGCAGACCAAGCTCGCCGAGGCACGCGCCCTGCTCTCGGAGCTGACGGCGGAGGAGAAGGCACGCCTCGCCGCGATCGAGCGGGAGAAGGAAGAGGAGGCGCGCCGCAAGGCCGAGGCCAAGGCCAAGGCGGAGGCAGCGGCCCGGGCGGAGGCCGAGCGGCAGCAGCAGGAGCGCGAGACCACCCCGGACACGGGAACCACCGACCCGGGCACCGGCACCGGCACCGGCACCGACGACGGCACGTACGCGGCCAAGGCGGACAAGGTTCTCGCGTTCGCCCGTGCCCAGATCGGCAAGCCGTACGTCTGGGGCGCGACGGGCCCGAGCTCCTACGACTGCTCCGGCCTCACCGCGGCCGCATGGAAGGCGGCGGGGGTGGACCTGCCGCGCACCACCTGGGACCAGGTGAAGGTCGGCACCCGTGTCGAGACGGCCGACCTGCTCCCCGGAGACCTGGTCTTCTTCTACGACGACATCAGCCACGTCGGCATCTACATCGGCGACGGCAAGATGATCCACGCGCCCAAGCCGGGCACGAACGTCCGCGAGGAGTCCATCTTCTACATGCCGATCTACGGCAGCGTCCGCCCCGCCTGAAGCCCTGCGGGAGCGACGGGCGGTACCCCGGCGCACCGGTGCCCGGGCGGCCGAGCCGCCCGGGCACCGTCATGTCCGCGCTCGGGTCAGGTCCAGAGCGTGGCGATGAAGATGTTGGCCACGGTCAGACCGCCCACCGCGCCGAAGACCGCCTTGTCGACCTTCTCCTCGTCCCGCTTGACGTACACGAGGCCGAGGATCACGACCAGTACCGCCAGCTTGATGCCGATCTTGAGGTTGTCGACCGTCTGGTCGTCCGCCTGGTTCAGACCCACCAGGGCCACACCCGTGACCAGCATGGTCAGCGCACCGTGCAGCATCGCGGGGTTGAAGCGGGCGGTGCCCTCGCCCATCGCCTTCATCTGGGTCAGGAACCCGCCCAGCAGCGAGGCGATGCCGATGATGTGCAGTGCGACGAAGACATTGATGAGTACGTCCATGGGCCGGAGCCTAGCCCGGCCCATACCACCGTCCGCCGGGCAGGTGGCCCTCTCCGCGGCATCGGTCCAGGGACCGACGCGATGCGCGTCCGCGACGACGGCCGGCCGTTCATCAACGGTTGCCGGACGCCCATTTCCGGAGATTTACGGTCGTTGTGTCCCGCCCCCTTCGACGCGGTCCTAACGTCCTGCCCAGGTGGCCGACTCCCCGCGAGCCGTCGTACAGCCGGACGGCACTCGGCCACCACCGCCGGAAGTCCCGCGGCGGACCGCTCCCCCCGTGCGGCCCGCCGCCGGACGCAGGTGCGGCGGCAGGGACGACGGAAGGACGTGGAAGCCCTCGTGGCAGCACACCGAAAGCCCCGTGGACGCCGGCCCGACGGACCGGCCGCCCGTACCGCACTCACGCTCGCCCTGGCAGGCGCGGCGGCCACGACGGCGTTCGACGGCACGGGACACGCGGAACCGGGCCTCACCCCGGCGCAGATCCAGGCAAGGGTCGACACGCTGTACCAGGAGGCGGAGGTCGCCACCGAGAAGCACAACGGAGCCGAGGAACGGGCGGAGAGCGCCCGCAGATCGCTGAACTCGCTGCGCGACGAGGCGGCGCGCCGGACCGACAGCCTCAACACCTCCCGCAACGCCCTCGGTTCCCTCGCCACCGCCCAGTACCGTGACGGCGGCATGGACCCCGGCCTGCGGCTCGCCCTGACCTCCGACCCGGAGGAGTACCTCCGGGGGGCCGCCCTCGCGGAACGGGCCGGAGCGCTGCAGGCCGCCGCGGTCTCCGACGTGCGGCGGCAGTTGAGGGAGCTCGCACAGCTCAAGGCCCAGGCCGGTGACCGGATCGCCGAACTCGAGGCGCGCCGCAGGGAACTGGCCGGTCACAAGACCGCCGTGCGGAGCAAACTCGCCGCCGCGGAACGCCTGCTGGCCCGGCTGACCGCCGAACAGCGGGCCCGGTACAACGGCGGCACCGGGCCGGAAGGACCTGCGCGGGCGGACCGCGCCGACACTCCGCGCGGCACCCTGAAGGCCCCGAACAGCCGCGCGGCGCAAGCCGTCGCCTACGCGTACGGAGCGATCGGCAAGCCCTACGTGTGGGGAGCGACGGGCCCCGGGTCCTACGACTGCTCCGGGCTGACCCAGGCCGCCTGGCGTTCCGCCGGGGTCTCGCTGCCACGCACCACGTACACCCAGATCAACGCCGGCGCGCGAGTGCCCCGTTCCCGGCTGGCGCCGGGCGACCTGGTCTTCTTCTACTCCGGCGTCTCGCACGTCGGCCTCTACATCGGCGGTGGGCAGATGATCCACGCCCCGCGCCCCGGTGCCCCCGTGCGGGTCGCGCCGATCGACCAGATGCCGTTCGCGGGAGCGACCCGCCCCGCGTGAGCCGGCGGGCACTGGGCCCGGCACGTGAACCGGTTGCCCGTTCCCCGGGCCGGTGTCACCGTCCCGGGGCTCGACGCCGGCCGCCGGACCGTACGGCCGGAGCCCGGCGACGCGGACGTCGAACGGGTCCACGCCGCCGTTGGCCACGTCCGGGCAGGCAACAAGACCGACATGTCGCTGACCTGACGCGGCGGCCGGTGCGTCACACCAGGCGGCGTGCCGTCGCCCACCGGGTGAGTTCGTGCCGGTTGGAGAGCTGGAGCTTGCGCAGCACCGCGGACACGTGCGACTCGACCGTCTTCACCGAGATGAAGAGCTGCTTGGCGATCTCCTTGTACGCGTATCCGCGCGCGATGAGCCGCAGCACCTCCCGCTCCCGCTGCGTCAGCCGGTCCAGGTCCTCGTCGACCGGCGGCGCGTCCGTCGAGGCGAAGGCGTCCAGCACGAAGCCGGCCAGCCGCGGCGAGAACACCGCGTCGCCGTCCTGCACCCGGAAGACGGAGTCGACCAGGTCGGTGCCGGTGATCGTCTTGGTGACGTAGCCGCGGGCGCCGCCGCGGATGACGCCGATCACGTCCTCCGCCGCGTCGGACACCGACAGCGCCAGGAACCGCACCGGGTTCTCCGCCGCCGCCATCAGCGAGGCGCAGCGGCGCAGCACCTCGACCCCGCCGCCGCCGGGCAGGTGCACGTCGAGGAGGACGACCTCGGGGCGGGTCGCCGTGATCACGGTGACCGCCTGGTCGACGTCGGCGGCCTCCCCGACGACCTCGACGCCCGTGCGCTCGGTCTGTCCGATCTCGGCCTGCACCCCCGTGCGGAACATCCGGTGGTCGTCGACGAGTACGACCCGCACCCGACGCTCTGTGGTCTCTCCGGCCGTCTCGGTCATCCGTCCGCCCTCTCCATCTCGAGCTCCACTTCCGTGCCCCCTCCGGGCACGGAGCGCAGTCGTGCCGTCCCGCCGTTGCGCTGCATACGCCCGATGATCGACTCCCTGACCCCCATCCGGTCCTCCGGTACGGCGTCCAGGTCGAATCCCGGCCCCCGGTCGCGTACGGACACGAAGACCGTACGGCCCTCGACCTCCGCGTACACCTGCACCGCGCCTCCCGCGCCACCGTACTTGGCGGCGTTGACCATCGCTTCGCGGGCGGCCTGCATCTGTGCGCCCAGTTTGTCGTCGAGCGGGCAGTCCCCGACGACGACGACCTCGAGCGGGACCCCATGCTTGTCCTCGACCTCGGCGGCCGCCTTCTTGACCGCCTCCGCGAGGGTGTCGGGCTCCTCGTCCTCGTCCTTGCCGGTGCCCTCCGGCTTGTAGAGCCAGTTTCGCAGCTCGCGCTCCTGCGCGCGGGCGAGCCGGCGCACCTCGCCGGCGTCATCGGCGTTCCGCTGGATCAGGGTCAGGGTGTGCAGGACGGAGTCGTGGACGTGGGCGGCCACCTCCGCCCGCTCCTGGGCCCGGATGCGCATGGTCCGCTCCTCGGAGAGGTCCTGCGTCATCCGCACCAGCCACGGACCCGCGAGCAGGGCGACACCGGCGATGACGGCGACCGCGGCGGTCAGCACATTGCCCAACTGGGCGGCGGAGCCGCGGACCACCATGAAGACGGTCAGTCCCATGCCGACGAGGGCGACGCCGGCCAGCGCCCTGGCCAGCTGGAGCAGTCGCCGCCGACGGCCCACGTCGGTCCAGCGGGCACGGCGGGCGTTGTCCGCCTGCCGCCAGACCAGGACCACACCCGCGCCGATGAGCAGCGTCGGCCAGACGTAGCGGTTGCTGCCGCGCATGTCGACGTTGCCGACGAAGACCGCGGCACCGAAGAGCAGGGCGACCATCGCGAACAGCTGGCCCTTGTCCGGCTTGCGCAGCCGGCGGCGCCCGTCCGGCGTGGTCTCGAACACCGAGCGCGGTTCCGCCGCCCTTCCGCCGACCCCGAGGGGGACGACGATCCAGAACACCGCATAGAGCACAGCGCCCAGGCCGTCGGCGAGGAACAGTCCGAGGAAGACCAGTCGCACCCAGATGACCGGCAGTCCCAGATGCCCGGCCAGACCGCGGGCCACACCGCCGAGCATCCGCCCGTCGGCACTGCGGTACAGCTTGCGCAGAGCCGGCTCCTCCGGCAGCGGGGCGCGCGAAGGGCCGGTGGTTCCGGGCGTGGCGACTGGCATGCACCGATCGTCACACGGCGGAACGGGACTCGGTATCAGGGTCGTCCCCCAACCGTCCCTGATCCGCCGGTTCCCCGGGCGTTCTTCGGTCCCGAGGACCTGTGGAAGGCTCCGAGGACGCTCCGACGCCGGCCCGACGAGGCTCAGGGACGGAAATCAGGGAACGGCCAGGGTCGCCGCGGCTCCCGCCCCACCCCCCGGCCCGTCACCATGGACCCATGACAGAGCAGCCGACCGTCCCGCCCCCTGAGGCACCCCAGCTGCGCCGCTCCCCGCACCACAAGGTGGTGGCAGGTGTGTGCGGCGGACTGGGCCGCTACTGCGACGTGGACCCGGTGATCTTCCGGATCGCGGTCGGCGTGCTCTCGGTGACCGGCGGGATCGGGCTGATCTTCTACGGCTTCGCCTGGCTGCTGGTCCCGTCGGAGGACGAAGAGGAGAACGAGTTCCGCCGGCTGCTGTCGGGCCGGGTCGACGGCGCGTCGCTGACCGCCGTGCTCCTCGCCCTGATCGGCTGCGGGATCTTCCTCTCCATGCTGGGCAACGACAGCGCGCTCTCCTTCGCCGCCCTGCTGTCGCTGGCGGTCACCGGAGCGGCCGTGTGGTCCCAGCGCCGCCGGCTCGCCACGATCGAAGGCGTGCCGATGGACACCGCGACGGCGCACACGGTCGCGGAGGCGCCGCCGGAGACCAAGGCCCCGCCGGTGCCGGAGAGTCCTTCGTGGTGGCGCGACCCGATCGTCAAGGACGGCACGACCGGCCCGGTGCCGACCGGCTATCTGTGGGGCCCCGACTCGGCGGTGGGGGAGGCCTCGGCGCCGCACGGCGAGGGCGGACGGTGGCGGGTGCCGCCGCAGAACCGGGGCCCGCGGGGAATCGGCGGCGCGGTGTTCCTCCTGGCACTCGTCGCCGGCGGGCTGGGGACGGGACTGAGCTGGGAGGGGCAACCCCTGGGCACCGCGCTGCAGATCGGGCTGGTGGCAGCACTGTCGGTGTTCGGGCTCGGCCTGCTGGTCAGCGCCCTGCTGGGCCGTACGGGCTTCGGCACGATCCTGTTGACGCTGGTGACGGCCGGGCTGCTCGCCGGTGCCTCGGCGCTGCCGAAGGACATCGGAACGAGTTGGGGCGAGCAGCACTGGCGACCGGCGTCGGTCACCGCCGTCGAGCCGCTCTACGAACTGGGCACCGGGGTCGGCACCCTCGACCTTTCCACGCTCTCCGTCCCCGCCGGCGAGTTGGTGTCGACACGGGCCGAGATCGGGGCGGGGCAGCTCAAGGTCGTGCTGCCGAAGGACGCGACGGTGAAGCTGGACGCCGAGGTGGGCGTCGGCGACGTCCGGTTCCCCGGGGACACCCCGAACGACATCGACGTCGGCCCGAGCCAGGACCGCCGGCGCACGTTGCCGCCGCCCGCCGGGGCGGAGCCGGCGGGCACCCTGGAACTGAACCTGGAAGTGGGCATCGGACAGGTGGAGGTGACCCGTGCAGCGTCATGAGTCCGGTCATGGGGCCGTGCGCCACGGGGCGGGCGGGTCCCATCGCGAGTTCCGGCACGGCTTCCGCCCCGCGAGGTTCGTGGCGGGGCTGTGCGTACTGACGGCGGCGCTGCTCTACGGCGGCGACGCGGGCGGCGCCTGGCACACGCCCTGGTGGGTGGCGTTCCCCGTGGTCCTCGGCGGCTTCTTCGTGGCGGGCGTGGTGGCCGCCGTGCACTACGGGGTGCGGCGCCGGGCGGCGATCAGCGCGTCGAGGGAGAACAGGGAGGCGCCCGCAAGCACCAGCGGAAGCCAGGCCATCAGGTAGGCGAGGTCGTTGCCGTAGTAGTACGGGTCCGTCTGCCAGCTGACCGTCAGCCACAGGCTCAGCGAGATCAGCGCCCCGCCGAGGGCGGCGAGGCGGGCAAACAGCCCGATCAGGGTGCCGATACCGACGGCGAGTTCACCGAGGGCGATGGCGTAGCCGAAGCCCTCCGGGTTCTTCAGCGCCAGATCGACGAGCGCCGGCACGGCGGACGAGTCGCGGACGGCGTTCATCATCTCGCCGATCGAGCCGGCGCCGGTCGCCGACATGAACGCGCTGTCGGTGAGTTTGTCGATGCCCGCGTAGATGAACGTCACGCCGAGGAAGACACGCAACGGCAGCAGGGCGTACCGGCCGGCCCGCTCCCTGAATCCGCGCGGCCCGTCGTCGAGCGCCCCATGGTCCGCCGTCGCCCGATGAGTGTGTGTCATCGCTGGTCCCCGCCTTCAGTCGACCCGTCGCCGGACCATACGTACGGCGCGGTCACGCCGCTCACCAGACTAGACACAGATCTTGTGACACACGGGTCCCGTGACACGCGGGTGAAGGAGCGCGGGGAGACGTCAGTAGGTCACTTCGATCAGACAGCGGTTGCTCTCCACGCCGGCGGCCGTCACCACCTGCACATCGACCTGCCCGGGCTCGACCTCCGCGGGCACCGGCACCGTGAGCACCGTGTCCGTCGGGTTGGCGAACCCGCCGGGCACGGGGATCAGCGGGACGTGCACATGCACGGCCCCGATGCGGACGACCATGCGGGCCAGCCGGTCCGGCGCGCCGGCGCCCGGCGGGACGAAGCCGGAGCCGCGGAGCTCGATGTCGTCGCCGGTACGGATGGGTCCGTCCAGGTCACCGGCCTCCCGCGCCCGCACCACCGACATCACCACGGGCCTGCTGCCCTCCGCGTACTTGGCCGCCAGGTACGTCGCCGCGGAGACGGCCATGAGCAGGACGACGCCCCACGGCAGCTCCGGCAGCTGCCCGGGGCCGCGCCCGAGCTGCACCAGCGTGTACGTCAGGGTGGCGGCGCTCACCAGCACGTACTGCACATCGGCGAAGGCGGCACGGCCGTCGTCGTCGCAGACGAGGTCACGGGGGTGGGGCCGGTCGGCCGGCACCTTCTGCAGCCGCTGGCCCTGGACGCGGACGGCGACGACACGGCGCACCAGCACGGCGACCGCGCAGACCAAGGCGAGGACGGTCAGCGGGCCGGCGCCCCGGCCGAGGGCGAGGCCGCCGGCGAGGCGGTCGTGGTCGGCAGGTGCGGAGGACCATGCCTGCTGCAGCGCGAGGACCAGCACCGCGTAGCAGACGGCCAGCACCCAGGCGGTGGCGACGGAACGTGAGGTGGACAGCCGGTTGTCCTCCCCGGCCAGCGGTGCGAGGAGCCCGCCGCGCGCCCGGTGGGCGTGGGCTCCGGCGGTGAGAGCACCGGCGACGGCCAGCGCGGCCAGCAGGCCCGCCGTACGGGCGCCGGTCCAGCCCGCGCCCATGGCGGTCACCAGCTGGACGGTGGCGAGGACACCGAAGCAGGCCCACACGGCGACCAGCGAGCGCAGCCTGAGCCGGCGCAGCCGGGAGCCGTCGGCCTCCCGGCCGCGGTCGGAGACCGTACGTGCGGCCTGGGTCAGCTCGTCCGACACCCACTGCCGCGAGGCGCCGGGCGAGTGGGCCACGCCCGCGGGCAGTCCCTGGCCGGCTGCGAACCCTTCGCGCAGGCCGACGAATTCGGCCACCGCACGCCGGTGGCTCTCGCGCGCGCCGTGCACGCACTCGTCGCACCGTCCCGCTTCCTGCACCGCCACGACCGAACGCCACCTCTCACGCATCAGGAAGAACAAAGCCTTGTGATGCATGGGAATTGTGCCGCACGCAAGCTGCCGCCACCCGATGGCCGAGGCCAGGCCGGGTGAATCAGGGCATCACCGTGTTGACGCCACTCCTCGGTCGACGCCGGCTCTCGGATCGCGGCCGCAACGACGACGCCGCCGCTCGGACGAACGAGCGACGGCGTCGGCGTGGAGTTCAGGGGAAGGTCACTCCCACTCGATGGTGCCCGGCGGCTTGCTCGTCACGTCCAGGACCACGCGGTTCACGTCCGCGACCTCGTTGGTGATCCGCGTCGAGATCTTCGCCAGCACCTCGTACGGCATCCGCGTCCAGTCCGCCGTCATGGCGTCCTCGGACGAGACCGGGCGCAGCACGATCGGGTGGCCGTAGGTGCGGCCGTCACCCTGGACGCCGACGCTGCGGACGTCGGCGAGCAGCACCACGGGGCACTGCCAGATGTCGCGGTCGAGACCGGCCGCCGTGAGCTCCTCGCGGGCGATCGCGTCGGCCTCGCGGAGCAGGTCGAGCCGCTCACGCGTGACCTCGCCGACGATGCGGATGCCCAGACCCGGTCCCGGGAAGGGCTGGCGCTGGACGATCTCGTCCGGCAGGCCGAGCTCCTGGCCGACCATGCGGACCTCGTCCTTGAACAGCTTGCGCAGCGGCTCGACGAGCTCGAACTCGAGGTCCTCGGGCAGACCGCCCACATTGTGGTGCGACTTGATGTTGGCGGTGCCGGTGCCGCCGCCGGACTCGACGACGTCCGGGTAGAGCGTGCCCTGGACGAGGAACGCGACGTCCTCGCCGCCCGCGGCCTCGGCCACGATCTCGGCCTGGGCCTGCTCGAAGACCCGGATGAACTCGCGTCCGATGATCTTGCGCTTCTCCTCGGGTCGGAGACCCCGGCCAGAGCCTTGAGGAAACGGTCCGCCGCGTCGACGACCTTCAGCTGGACACCGGTGGCGGCGACGAAGTCCTTCTCGACCTGCTCCGTCTCGCCCTTGCGCATCAGACCGTGGTCGACGTACACGCAGGTGAGCTGCGAGCCGATCGCCTTCTGCACGAGCGCCGCGGCGACGGCGGAGTCCACACCGCCGGACAGACCGCAGATCGCGCGCTTGGTGCCGACCTGCGCGCGGATGGCCTCGACCTGCTCGTCGATGACGTTGCCCGTGGTCCAGTTCGGCTCGATGCCGGCACCCCGGTAGAGGAAGTGCTCGAGGACCTGCTGGCCGTAGGTGGAGTGCATCACCTCGGGGTGGTGCTGCACGCCGTACAGCTTCTTCTCGTCGTTCTCGAAGGCGGCGACCGGCACCACGTCGGTGGACGCGGTGACCGTGAAGCCCTCGGGAGCGGCGGAGCAGGCGTCACCGTGCGACATCCACACCGACTGCTCGTCCGGCGTGCCCTCGAAGAGCGTCGAGCCGCTCTTGGAGACATGCAGGGGCGTGCGGCCGTACTCCCGCGCGCCGGTGTTGTCGACGGTTCCGCCGAGCGTCGTCGCCATCAGCTGGAAGCCGTAGCACATGCCGAAGACGGGGACCCCGGCCTCGAAGATCGCGCGGTCCAGGCGCGGGGCGCCCTCCGCGTAGACCGAGGAGGGGCCGCCGGAGAGGATGATCGCCCTCGGGTTCCTGGCCAGCATCTCTGCCACCGGCATGGTGGACGGGACGATCTCGCTGTAGACCCGGGCCTCACGGACGCGGCGGGCGATGAGCTGGGCGTACTGGGCACCGAAGTCGACAACGAGGACTACGTCCGGGTTGGAGTGGTCGGCGGCGGCGGAGGGTGCTGCTGGCACTGGTGGCGGCCTTCCGGCGGGGAGAGAGGGTCTGCTATGTCGATTCTACCGGCGCGCCGGAGATCCCATTTCGTCTCACCATCCGAACCCGGTTTGGCCGGTGCGGCCCGGCCGGGTCCATACTGGCCGCATGCAGAAGCAGCTGACCTTCGTCTTTACCTATGGCACCGGCCCGTCCGGCTGCCATGGTCGTGCTGCCTAGCTTCAGACAGCGACTTCCCAGGCGCCCCGGGCCGACAAGGCCCGGGGCGCTTGTGCATGTCCGGGCCGTGCCGATCCGGGGCCCCACCGATACCCGAGGAGCCCATGAGATGTCCGTCACCGAGACCGAGAAGACCGGCGCCCGCACCGAGACGGCCGCCACGGTGATCACCGGTGCGCGGGAGCGCATCGACGCGCTCGACGACCGGATCATCGGCCTGATCCAGGAACGGATGGCCGTCTCCGCCGTCATCCAGGACGCCCGGATCGCCTCCGGCGGCCGCCGGGTGAACCTGGCGCGCGAGATGGAGGTGCTGGGGCACTACAGGGACGCGCTGGGCAAGCCGGGCACGTCGATCGCGATGACGATGCTGGAGCTGTGCCGGGGCCGGATCTGAGCGGCCGGGTACTCCTGCGTATCTGCGTTCGGGCGCATCCTCACCCGTACGGCGCGTGACGCGCCCTGCCGGTCCTCGTTGGTCCCGTTGTCCGTGCCAGCCAGGGGCGGCCTCGAAAAAACCACGCGTGGCTCCGCTGGTGCGTGTTGACGTACTGCAGGTTCGTCGTGGGACCTCGCACCAGCGCGCGTGACCGGTCGGCAGGGGACAGCAGCCCGGTCACCCAAAGCGGTCGGCTCCGGGGACGCCCGGCGCCGGCCGCATCCGGTTCCGACGGTCGCACACGCCCGTTCCCCCCGTCCCGTACGACGCGACACGAGCACGTCCGCTCGCCGCGCGACCACATGACCGAAGGCCGGACCCACCCGGCGCGTCCCCTCGCGCCTCTCCCCCATGGACGCGGGACGACCCCCGACCCCGCGGCCCGGCACCGGTGCTTCCCTGTCGCCGGTGCCGACCGGAAGGGCCCCGCGGACACGACGTCCACGGGGCCCTTTCGCGATGTCCTGCGTGCGCGCTCCCGTGACTCCGTCGGCGGCGAGCGCCACGGCGGCCAGGCCGGCGAGTACCGTCCGCTGCACCGGTTGGCGGGCCGCGCAGGTCCGTCTCCTTCCAGCCATGGCCGCGTATGTGGCGCAGGTCACATAAAGATCCTGTGAGTCGACGTGCAACCAATCACCCTGGTCACAGGTCATGCATGCGTAACAAGGACCTCAGTTGTTCGCACCCACCGTGGTGCCGGGGGTCACAACCAGCCTTGTACCGCGTCCGGCGGTACCCGGACTTCACTGAGGACTCAATGAAGCTTCGCCGTGCCATGGCCGTCGCCGCCGCGACCGCTGTCATCGCCCCTGCCACGTTCCTGGCGGCGCCGGCCGCGTTCGCGACGGACGCGAGCCCTTCGGCCACGGAGACCACTTCCCCGGCTCCCAGCGAGTCGGAGACCACCTCCCCGGCGCCCTCGGAGTCGGAGACCACGTCGCCGGCACCCAGCGAGTCGGAGACGACGTCGCCCGCGCCGTCCGAGTCCACCACGTCCCCGGCTCCCAGCGAGTCGGAGACCACCTCCCCCGCGCCTTCGCCCTCCACCTCCGCTCCCACCCAGGATCCTGAGGACCCCGAGGAGCCTCCTTACTGCGAGGAGCTGGACGAGAACTGGGAGGAGAAGGCGCTCGACCTCAAGATCAGCGGCCTGCCCGGCCAGATCGTGGCCGGCAGCGGGTGGGAGGAGTTCAACCTCACGGTCACGAACAACTCCAAGGCCGACCTCAAGGAGGTCGCCTTCTACGCCGAGGTCGAGAACGACCAGCTCGAAGAGGACAAGTGGCTCAGCAAGCACGTCGAGCTGCAGTTCCGTCTCCCGGGCACCGACCAGTGGGAGCGGATCGGCGACTCGGAGTGGGCCGGTGACTACTTCTGGGGCGTCGAGACCATGAAGTCCAAGGACTTCGTGAAGATCGACCTCCGCCTCAACGTGGCCAAGACCGCTCCGGCCGCCGAAAGCTACTCCTTCGGCTCCGGCGGCTACCTGGGCGACGTCGACGGCCAGGAGTGCATCGCGGAGAACGCCGGCGTGTACGCCGACTTCACCGTCCTGAAGCCGGGCTCCCCGAACCCGAACCCGGGCGAGGCCGAGCCGGGTGACGGCGAGGGCCAGGACAAGGGCCCCGACACCAAGCCCCAGGGTG
Coding sequences within it:
- a CDS encoding response regulator transcription factor, which gives rise to MTETAGETTERRVRVVLVDDHRMFRTGVQAEIGQTERTGVEVVGEAADVDQAVTVITATRPEVVLLDVHLPGGGGVEVLRRCASLMAAAENPVRFLALSVSDAAEDVIGVIRGGARGYVTKTITGTDLVDSVFRVQDGDAVFSPRLAGFVLDAFASTDAPPVDEDLDRLTQREREVLRLIARGYAYKEIAKQLFISVKTVESHVSAVLRKLQLSNRHELTRWATARRLV
- a CDS encoding C40 family peptidase, yielding MPALASHRKPRSRTAKPSTAVGFTTAALAGVTLLSTQSATAAPSDPKPSIEEVQKKVDDLYRQAGSATQEFNKAKEATAEKRQEVDQLLDEAARRTEKLNESRRALGNYAAAQYRTGSVTPTAALMFADSPQAYFDQTQLMDRMTDQQRKAVGEYETERAAAAKQRAEATKRLESLTDSQEALRTSKQTVQTKLAEARALLSELTAEEKARLAAIEREKEEEARRKAEAKAKAEAAARAEAERQQQERETTPDTGTTDPGTGTGTGTDDGTYAAKADKVLAFARAQIGKPYVWGATGPSSYDCSGLTAAAWKAAGVDLPRTTWDQVKVGTRVETADLLPGDLVFFYDDISHVGIYIGDGKMIHAPKPGTNVREESIFYMPIYGSVRPA
- a CDS encoding PspC domain-containing protein, with translation MTEQPTVPPPEAPQLRRSPHHKVVAGVCGGLGRYCDVDPVIFRIAVGVLSVTGGIGLIFYGFAWLLVPSEDEEENEFRRLLSGRVDGASLTAVLLALIGCGIFLSMLGNDSALSFAALLSLAVTGAAVWSQRRRLATIEGVPMDTATAHTVAEAPPETKAPPVPESPSWWRDPIVKDGTTGPVPTGYLWGPDSAVGEASAPHGEGGRWRVPPQNRGPRGIGGAVFLLALVAGGLGTGLSWEGQPLGTALQIGLVAALSVFGLGLLVSALLGRTGFGTILLTLVTAGLLAGASALPKDIGTSWGEQHWRPASVTAVEPLYELGTGVGTLDLSTLSVPAGELVSTRAEIGAGQLKVVLPKDATVKLDAEVGVGDVRFPGDTPNDIDVGPSQDRRRTLPPPAGAEPAGTLELNLEVGIGQVEVTRAAS
- a CDS encoding ATP-binding protein, with translation MPVATPGTTGPSRAPLPEEPALRKLYRSADGRMLGGVARGLAGHLGLPVIWVRLVFLGLFLADGLGAVLYAVFWIVVPLGVGGRAAEPRSVFETTPDGRRRLRKPDKGQLFAMVALLFGAAVFVGNVDMRGSNRYVWPTLLIGAGVVLVWRQADNARRARWTDVGRRRRLLQLARALAGVALVGMGLTVFMVVRGSAAQLGNVLTAAVAVIAGVALLAGPWLVRMTQDLSEERTMRIRAQERAEVAAHVHDSVLHTLTLIQRNADDAGEVRRLARAQERELRNWLYKPEGTGKDEDEEPDTLAEAVKKAAAEVEDKHGVPLEVVVVGDCPLDDKLGAQMQAAREAMVNAAKYGGAGGAVQVYAEVEGRTVFVSVRDRGPGFDLDAVPEDRMGVRESIIGRMQRNGGTARLRSVPGGGTEVELEMERADG
- a CDS encoding C40 family peptidase, which encodes MAAHRKPRGRRPDGPAARTALTLALAGAAATTAFDGTGHAEPGLTPAQIQARVDTLYQEAEVATEKHNGAEERAESARRSLNSLRDEAARRTDSLNTSRNALGSLATAQYRDGGMDPGLRLALTSDPEEYLRGAALAERAGALQAAAVSDVRRQLRELAQLKAQAGDRIAELEARRRELAGHKTAVRSKLAAAERLLARLTAEQRARYNGGTGPEGPARADRADTPRGTLKAPNSRAAQAVAYAYGAIGKPYVWGATGPGSYDCSGLTQAAWRSAGVSLPRTTYTQINAGARVPRSRLAPGDLVFFYSGVSHVGLYIGGGQMIHAPRPGAPVRVAPIDQMPFAGATRPA
- a CDS encoding chorismate mutase → MSVTETEKTGARTETAATVITGARERIDALDDRIIGLIQERMAVSAVIQDARIASGGRRVNLAREMEVLGHYRDALGKPGTSIAMTMLELCRGRI
- a CDS encoding DoxX family membrane protein codes for the protein MTHTHRATADHGALDDGPRGFRERAGRYALLPLRVFLGVTFIYAGIDKLTDSAFMSATGAGSIGEMMNAVRDSSAVPALVDLALKNPEGFGYAIALGELAVGIGTLIGLFARLAALGGALISLSLWLTVSWQTDPYYYGNDLAYLMAWLPLVLAGASLFSLDALIAARRRTP